A window of Methylomonas sp. 11b genomic DNA:
GATTTTTTCTTCGCTCAAGCCGTAGCCGGAGGTGATGAGGTTGGAGTAATAACCCAACTCGCGCGCATAGCCGACCAATTCAGTCAAATCCTGCCGGGTTAGTGGTTCACCGCCGGAAAACCCCAACTGCACCGCACCCATTTTGCGGGCTTGGCTCAATACGCGTTTCCAATCCTCGGTACTTAATTCGTCCGGATATTTAACGTAATCCAGCGGATTGGAGCAATATGGGCATTGCAGCGGACATTTGTAGCTCAGCTCGGCCAACAGCCAGCGGGGCGGGGTGATATTAAGCTTGCTTGATCCAGCCATTTTGTAATGCTACGTTCAAAAAGTTAGTGATGTCATTGGTCAGGCCGGACGTGGCGAATTTTTCTTCCAATTCGGCGACGATTTGTTCCAGCATCCGGCTACCGTCGCACAGCTTGAGTATTTCCGCCGAGCTTTGGTTCAACTCGACCATGCCCTCGGGATAAAGAATCACGTACTTTTGCTGGGCTTCTTCCCATTGCAGCCGATGCAGCGGCGAGAACTGGATAAGTTGATCGGGGGTGATGGTCATAGAGTTCCGGTGTTTAGGCAAACGGCTGCAGATTCAAGCAACGTCGATGTCTTCAAAAATTTCCGCCAGCGGCAGGCTTAGGCTCAAACTATGCAGTTGGCAATCGACTTCGCCGAGGTAATCGTGCAACAGCCAATCGTTG
This region includes:
- the pqqD gene encoding pyrroloquinoline quinone biosynthesis peptide chaperone PqqD, translated to MTITPDQLIQFSPLHRLQWEEAQQKYVILYPEGMVELNQSSAEILKLCDGSRMLEQIVAELEEKFATSGLTNDITNFLNVALQNGWIKQA